Below is a window of Silene latifolia isolate original U9 population unplaced genomic scaffold, ASM4854445v1 scaffold_713, whole genome shotgun sequence DNA.
ATTACTCGAATACAACATAGCTATCACTTCAAGGGAACATGAACATACATACATGAAATTCCAAAATCATAGATATAACTAAACACATGttttacatgcatgaaatacttaattccgcgacattactcttcccctcttaaaggaacttcgtccccgaagttcactattAACCAAGACTAACACGCACTCCTGACGGCGACATTACATACTCTTGACTCCTAAGGACCAAAACATTACAGCAACCTAACAACGTATGACACGGTCCGTATAATTAATGAGAAATGACAGTGTGACGCGAAAATCGTTGAGGTAATTATCACTGTAGCCAGACATATCTCCCTATAAAACTTATTACAACCACTACACTGGTTGCGTAAGGCTTACCTTTCACATAATTTCAATGGTTCGAGTCGTCCTCCCTGAAACTACTCAAGTCGTGACAACTAAACAACGTTGTAATACAAAACATTCTCAGTCACGTATCCATGGTATAACTATCATTCACCTATGTGGATTATTATGGTATAAAATAACGTGATAAGACATGGCCCACTCCTCTATACAGTTATCATATAAACTTCACCTGCGCCTTCTGTTACCTCAacattcggccgagtatgagggctactcggtcgagtgagcaatactcggtcgagtgaatctgtttactcggtcgagtgagctctactcggtcgagtacagcgtatactcggccgagttttcatATACAGAGAGCGTTTTAACGATTTAACATAGAGTATTCACAACTAACCTGCACAATACTTTCCGCAGCAGTAATAAACATAACAAATCCCAACCAGAGTCGACATTTCACACATCTGCCTACGATAATTAGCTaactaacggccttatggccagatACAGTCATCCAACGAAAAATACCAAATACCGAAAGCAACATCTAAAGAAGAGATAATAAATCTGACACAACAAAACAAGTCTATCACTACCAAATAAGTCCAACATCCAAGAAATCAACTAAATCAGTCTAACATCCAAGATCAgcaacgaggaccctcctccatgtcatcaccGCCACCTGCGCCAGGTACCGCACCTCGAACTCCCCGCACGGAAAACCCGCCGCTTTGAGTAGTCCCCTCCCGGTGATCGcggagttggctccccacggtcccgcgaggtagccaaactcggtctcctctgGAGGTCTCCAGAAACTCGGGTCCACCCCATAACTGTGGAACACTCCCGTATCCACTCCTGGTCCTCTCCACCAAACAGGCTGTGCCAAATCAGTCCCGATGCCCTgattaagggtcatctcatgaaggttgcggagcaccaacGTAGAAGAGATCCGCTCAGCCAGCTCATGaggctgcatcctagggtcatgcaccgtAGGGTACGGCGAATACTGGTAAGGATGGTAAGGGTAGGAGTCGGGGGCAGAGTAAGAGGGCTCGGACACAACTGGGTCTACCCTAGGTCGCCTAACGCCACGACGCTccctaggtgggggaggtgcTGCTGCCGTCCCTCGTGCACGGTGACGGGCTCGGGTAAGTCCGGGAGAATCCGAGGGTCGATCGGTAAGACGGGGCTCGGTCAGGGATGCTACAAGGCTCCCACtcggccaaatgatcaacaacagggagatgagctgggtccggaagcaccatccacatagtccctctcaccctccaagcatacgacccatcatccatcttcctcaaccatcggttctgacgccaatactgggcgtccatggtgggtacaacctcaacatactcattcccctcaggaggtggggcctcaaagtcggccagtcgctgagctaggcgggtcactatggccccgcaagcaataattcgggtctcagactgtgccatgcgctccagactagagcacactataccAGGGGCACTGTAGTAAAACGGTTTCCGGCGGTGGAGGTTAAGGTAGGACACAAGAAGCATGACCTCGTGAGAGTTGAGTTTACTCACGTCTTCTCTCGAGTAAAGTAGACAGGTCAACATCcttagaaacatacgaagggaaacgtgctgaatatcattaatcaacatggcactgACGGTAGGGGCGGGTCTGCCAGTCAAATAAGGTAGGTACTGAGGTGCGccactgttcttggccacgtCACTAAGGTAGTCATCCTCCTCAGCCTCTAAACCTAAATGGTCAGCCAACTCAtccagggtaagctcatgatccctattcatgagacgaaaagagacggtctttcccttcttatcatacacaaaagaactcaaaaactctagGGTCAAGTGAGGGTATGATTTCTTTCTcaagtgatacaacccctccatgcccaaaatTTTGAAGATGTGAACTATGTCTTCCTTAATCCCCAGGGTCTCAAGAATACTAGGGTTGACAcaacgggtggggcgaaaaggacgaCGCATAAGAGCCACGAAAGCCTTACGATGATCAAAGTTAGCGAAAATTACAGATGGATGAGCCGCCACCGGCGGTACAACCGGTTCGTTGCTACCCTGCCCAACCTCGAGTTGGACCTCCGCGCGAGATCTCTTGTTGGGTAAACCCctagttttcaccatactgcaagagaAACATTTTTTTTAACAAAGGATTGACACTTGAAAGATCTGAACACAAAAGACGGACTGTTCTACTTGTATATCGATTTTGGAATAAGTTTAGGAAGATAAACTATCAGAAATCACCATGTATTTTACAACTCACCTAATTTTAAGTTTTCAAATTGCTTCAAAACAGGAAAGACTCACCAACAATTAAGAAGAATTTCGTTTGTTTTACCCTAGAATTCAGAAAGTGAATTTTACCTCATGAAATCAATCAACCAAAGATGTACACAAGTTCAATATGTGTTCACGTTCGAAAATCGAATAGTTTAGGACAAGGTTCAGATTGTTTTTAGCAAGAAATCGAAATATAGCATGTTGATAcacaaaatctttgaaaacaataaaGGAATTGAGTTTAACTCTTACCTTAAACTGAGTTAGGGCAACTAAGGACAAGTGTGGCACCAAGATTGTACCCAAGAGCTTGAGAGAGGAggagtatggagttttagagagaagaaaagatgaagatgggaggcggaaataagaaagaaaggcacaaatttagggtttttgtataacccgcaatTGGCCTGCTAcagcaacactcggtcgagtgttgggagtactcggccgagtgtttactactcggtcgagtgcttacgatactcggccgagtgtgcaatactcggtcgagtaccattcttactcggtcgagttctgaGGTCCAGAATAGATTATTATTCCAACAGAATGGGCACTTGGTTATGTAAcctgacactcggccgagtgtggtctactcggtcgagtactcgtaTCTACTCAATCTAATCTTCGAAATAAGGAAGGGGTCGTAAATTTTCACTGTTCCTGCAAAACCAAATaacatcgttcggagttccgggATTCCGGCTCGTCACGATTAAAGTTGATTCCTACCACGTAAACACACAACAACACGTATATCTGCACATTCATCACCAAACAATCACTACTTTCACTTTATCCTTCACTATTCCAAGAAACTACTTTACTGTACTCATAAAGAacatgtcacaatctaattacgaTAATTCCCAGATTTAATTCTATAACACATTATTTCCACTTCTGctaatcaccaaacatacaactTATTCACATTATAATGCAGTCATGCCACACCTACACGTCCCAAATGCAACAAATTGATTAAGTTGTCATTGATCACACATTGCAATAATTCCATATTCACTTCCACTTTTCTACACATTTTAGCTAACACATATCACTCTAGTAATAGATACCCACACAATAGATGCACACAGCACGCAACACTTAGCAACTCACGACTCACACTAGCTACCcatttcccgtgtctggcttaagtccgatggggccatgattttgaaatgagggcgcctactcacccaaaatctagcatcggctggggctcccaacgtacatacaccaggttcattttaagtgacaccctatgttcattattttgctcggttcaggttccaaaatcgtcggctctgataccactttgtaacacccccgtacaccagaacgccttaccaaggaccattccagtatatgacggtgtcaccatctcggtttcccgaggaggtagatcaaattagacaatacaagaacaACATTATATCATTAGGACATCTATTACATTACCGTTCTATTCGAGGTTCCAAAGATACAATAcaattacaacacttgtgattctacatctctagattaatagcgtgatgactcgatccctccaatctcagcagcagtaatcaacaatacctgctaaaccaactgctcaccatccccgaatggatcaccgcagataccacaaaacaacacggggtcagtactgactaaccaAACATAAGATAAACAATCAAGTAAATAGCTGATCATCCGCTATCCCACACTGATCCCCTCGTACCAACACCGACTACACACgacgtgtgtagccctgccagattacccatcgcaacaggtaatcctcgccgccagtgggtgaccgcagcccatccccacctagtccagctcctcaacgagcgactacAGCCCCctcgtcccttaatgtgcacatcccctcccgtggcgggttccacggagggcgaactagggtgtgaagccactcccgcaagtgactccactacaatctcaatcacaacatcacagctgtcacacgaCAACGTCAATATTACCACGaccactatactccgatgatcagcggatagccatgattcacaatacaatcatagaattcaattcaattaacagtagactgagtagggagaccctacctcataGCAAAGCATGAAAGGACTCCATCTCTAGCCACGTACGACTCCGTTAAGTACCCTAACAAAGATAACCGCATCCTATTATACGACTATACTCAAAGAGATCATACAAGAGAACACAAAGCAtaacttacctaaccttgcacatcggtgacCACCTAGACAACCACCACCCACGTCCCTCTTGTTCCGCGAATCCCGATATTCCCATGGTAGGGATTTAGGCTAGCTTCCTTAAGGTATGAAACTAAGGAGTGATAGGGGAGGGAGATGGTTTAGGGTTAGAGAaggagaaactgtcgaggaaatgagaaaatagaaatgaTTCTCGCGAACACGCATTTATAATAACACGTCatcagcagccatactcggtcgagtataggaatactcggccgagtatactccactcggtcgagtattggtggtactcggtcgagtggcctccgctaggtcgagtGACTGACTTATACGCCCCCTTATCAccagtctgatccctcacccaatcatccctaaggtctgtttggtcaacaagatcggtcaatCAGCGTTTCTACAATTCCCGAGTATTACATAATGGCCCCATGAAAATAGGCAGAGTTAGCATCTCCATCCTCCAACCATTGAGTCTTAGCTTTCTGTCTGAGATAACTTTGTCTTACATCATTGAGTTCCTTAAAAGACTTCAGAGCTGTAATCTCCTCCTGGATCGTTCAAAGATTAAGGGGATCTTGTATTAGCTTGCCCTATATATTTATCACTTCCTTTTCAGCAAGAATGACAGAGTTCTCTACATCAGAGtagcactccttattcagttcctTAAGTCTCCCCTTTAAAGCTTTTAGTTTCCTAGTAACACAATACATAGGATATCCAGAATAACTCTTTTGCCACTCCTATTAGACTGTAGTAAGGAAACAAGGGGCCTTActtcacatgttaaaatatttgaAATTTGCTTTCCTAATCACAGCCAGCTGATTATCACTCACTACACATGGACAATGATCAAAATAACCAGAAGGATGAAAGTGGGCAGCCATATTTAGAAATTGTTGAACCCAGTCCTGGTTAATCAAGAACCTGTCCAGTCTACTGTATACCCTTGTTTGAGCTTCCTGCTTATTGGTCCAGGTATAAAAAGCACCAGTAGTATGGATGTCAGTCAGTCCACAATTAGCAATGCGGTCAATAAATTCATCCATATCACTTTGTTTGGTATTACCCCCAAGCCTTTCTAAAGGGTTAATGACAGTGTTAAAGTCACCAGCAACCACCCAAGGTCCAGCAATAGCACTATGaagcaactccaatttcatccacAAATCCCTCCTCTCAGAGCCATCATTAAAGGCATATACCATAGTGATGTAAAATTGAGCCAGTGAGCACCTCTCAGTGACTAGAGCATGCACAAACTGAGCATCATACTTTAGGACATGTACATCATATAAATAAGCTTTCCACAGAAGCCATACCCTACCTCTTTTGTGATAAGAAGCATTAGAAGTAACACTCCATCCATCAAGCATAGTTGCAGACACACTATGAGTTTTATTTGAACTAATTTTGGTTTCAAGTAGCCCAAACAGGCCAACTCCTTTATTATTCAAAAACCATTTAACATTATTCTGTTTATTTACACTATTTAACCCTCTCACATTCCAAAATCCTATGCTATGCATTTATTTTGGGAGAGTCAGGGTCACCTGTTTGTCCAATACCCACCTTTGGTGTGACTGAACCATCTGTAGCTTCTTTGTATGATTTCTCAGGAGTAACTAAAGTAGCACTAACACTGGCCATTAGTGTTTCTTTGTGAACTCCTAACCAGAGAACTGATCTTAGTGCTCTTGTTAGGAATGCCTATAGGTCATGCAGCCTTCACAGGTCTCCAGACCTGCACTGTATGCACAGGTTTCTTCTGTGGTTTCATTTCTTTTCGACAATTAGCAGCCTCATGCCATATCCCTTTGCATTTAATACAAAGAGAAGGCTTCCactcgtactccacagggagggaCACAATGCTACCAGTCTCATCTCTAAATGTGACTTTGGATGGTAATTTGTTGCCCACAGTCAATTCAACCATCACTCTGGCATAGCCCAGACGAGTTTTATCCATTGTAGCCTTGTCAGACTTCTGGTATGTACCCACCAACCCTGCAATGGCAGGTAAGCATTTGCCCCAAAAACGTAAAGGCAAATCATGAATACGAATCCATGCAGGTACATCCTTAATGTTTTCCTTAGTTAATTCAACCTCAGCAGTCCATGCCCAAACAATCagaggtttgttatcaaacatgAAATGCCCTGCATTCAAGACCTCCTCTTTATCCTTAGCCTCCTTAAAACGAACCAAGACTATCCCATTTGGCATGAAGGACACTTTATCAATACTATGTTTGGACCAAATACGTCTAAGGAAACCATTCAAGATCTCCCATGGTGGATTTGCTCCTAAAACAAAACAGTATATGGCATTGTTCCAATATTCAACCTCATCCTGTGTATCCTCTTTGGAAAACTAAAGAAGTCCTTCATCAGGCCCCTCTTCATCCTCGTGTATTACTTTTTTCTTTCCACGTTGTGTAATCCACAGAGAATTCTCCACTTCTACCACTTCTGGAGTGTCTGCAACTTCTGCCACTTCTGGCATGTCTGCAACGTTTGTCACCTCTAAGTCATCATCAAAATTAAGACCAGGGACACCATTCACTTCCTGTGTGCTCTTTGTTTTAACAACCTCATCATCAGCAGGACCACGTTGCTTAACATTCTGTTGTTATATCACCTGTTTTCCAGCAGATTTCAACGCAGGAATCCTCCTTGcatgctttgattttgttttaTTCGATGAATTACGTGCCATTATGTtgaaattcaagcggaaattaatGCCCTAGAGGAAGAGTTAAATGTCTGCGTTGGGTTCATCTCTTTCTCTTTCTATCtctagggtttttttttgttttttgattgcTTTCGTTGCTTGTTGCAGTTGTTTACAGTTTTTATTGTTAATTAATTGTGAACTAACCTCTAAtgtttgttaatctttcttatgCTATGAGTAAGATTCTTCTATCCCTTCTcctttgtttgtttattttgatAAGATAAATGAACTCCCATGCTAAATCACTCGACGAGTTAGATGCATTAAACCACTTAGAATGACATTCACATGTTTAGGGTTAATATAATGATTACATTTTCACATGATAGATAGCCAAATAGCCATGGTAGTGCATTAGTAAAGGCCGTTATTGCAACAAGCGGAGTTGGGTGtttttaatgaaattaattacCTTCCTAACACGTACTCTCACAACGAACTCATTTCTCTACAAtattggtttctaaattccacctaaaaatttagtggcgactctttaAAAAGAAAAATGTTTTTTATGAAAAGAAACATTCGCGTGGATGAAATTTTTCTTGTCCACACCTTGAttacacattactcatcattcataAAGTTATCTCGTACCATCAACTAACCCAACTCAAGACTTGGTATAGGCTAAAATCTCTTCCTAGTATTTACAATTCCCAAACTTGACAACTATATACAAATTGACATCCCAATTCTTCATTTTAATCATTTAAATGCACCAACACTTCTAAACAACAAAATAATATTTCCTTGATCACAAAATATCACTACTAGTATAAAAGATTTCTTCTTCAAAAGTCCATTAGTCAACTATTACATTTTCATATCTCTCAATTTACATGCCATATGTGGTCAACATGTACTAATATACAACTCATTTCCATTCACTCTTCCCTTATTCGCAATACTTACATCACCACTTAGTCAAACCCAATTCAATTACTAACAAATCATCCAAATTTTAAATGAATACATTCTCATTCATCACATAACTTTCTCTTATTCACGACTTCATACACCTATCTACCCGCACGGCTCAAATCCACATCAAATGAACAAATTTCCAAAcaactcactcggtcgagtaccttagcttactcggtcgagtgaccaccACTCGGCCGAGCctccaagcttactcgatcgagttggcatAAAATAACAGTAAATATAGGGTGAGTTAGCAAATGATGATGTGTCCTTACCTTCGAGAGAGTCTATTGTGTGTTCAAAGGTGTATAAAGAGATGTCAGTTTTGGTACACGAAGCAAACTTTCCGGTAAACGTTTTAGATTTTCCTTTATAGGGTTTAAAGTAAGCTTGGGAATGGATTGGCTAAGTAAGTACAATGCTAATATATATTGTCATCAAAATAAAATAGCTTTGAAAGGACCCAAGGGTACTATAGTGTCATACAAGGGCTACCTGGTCAAACACGAGGTGAAGCTCATTTCGGTAATAAC
It encodes the following:
- the LOC141640122 gene encoding uncharacterized protein LOC141640122 — its product is MASVSATLVTPEKSYKEATDGSVTPKVGIGQTGVGLFGLLETKISSNKTHSVSATMLDGWSVTSNASYHKRGRVWLLWKAYLYDVHVLKYDAQFVHALVTERCSLAQFYITMVYAFNDGSERRDLWMKLELLHSAIAGPWVVAGDFNTVINPLERLGGNTKQSDMDEFIDRIANCGLTDIHTTGAFYTWTNKQEAQTRVYSRLDRFLINQDWVQQFLNMAAHFHPSGYFDHCPCVVSDNQLAVIRKANFKYFNMKLKALKGRLKELNKECYSDVENSVILAEKEEEITALKSFKELNDVRQSYLRQKAKTQWLEDGDANSAYFHGAIM